The Cylindrospermum stagnale PCC 7417 genome segment GCAATCTTTGAAATTAACGACCCCCTACCGTTCTTAATGGTACATCACTGGTACATTCCTTTACTATTACTCGATAGTTTGCGCTCCTTAAGAACTTGGGTGAGGATTGATTTTTGCATCGGGAAACTCATACAGTTTGGAGAAGACATAAAATATAAAACCTCTATCTCTGCAACCCCTGAGTGATAATAAGCCTATTTATTGGCTTGCTCACGAACTTTGGAGAATTAATGAATTAAATCCTTAAAAAGGAAGCAAGGGTAGGATCGCATCTGTCTCTTTAACCTCTTCCTATGCACCAGCCACTGATTCCACTATCATGTCAAAATTCTAACTATGAGAAAGCATATTTTTGTAGTGTTCCAAAACTTGGGCACTCTTGTATTACTGGCGCTGGCATTTCCCTTGAACTGCATCGTTGTCTTAACATCGTTGCTGTGGAACTTTCTTAAGCAACCATTCAGTAAGTCAATTGTTGTCAACCCCAATTCTAAAAATATCTTGATTGCTGGCGCTAGAATGACTAAAACTCTTCAGCTAGCGCGTTCATTTCATGCTGCTGGGCATCGGGTTATTATAATTGATATTGAGAAATACTGGTCAAGTGGTAATAAATATTCCAACTCTGTTGCAGGCTTTTATACCGTTCCCGATCCAAGCAAAGACTTAGAAGGCTATATTGAAACCCTACACGCGATCGCCAAAACAGAAAAGATCGACTTTTTTATCCCGGTAGCCATTTTTTCGGTCATTCACTACGATCAAGGCAAGCCACCATTACCAGACTTTTGTGAGTTTTTCCACTTCGATGCCGATGTCACGAATATTCTGGATGATAAGTTTGCCTTTGCCGAAACAGCGCGATCGTTCGGTTTATCTGTCCCCAAATCCTTCAAGATTACCGATCCCGAACAAGTCCTCAACTTCGACTTTTCTCAGGAGAAGCGCAAATACATTCTTAAAAGCATCCCCTACGATCAAGTGCGTCGCTTGAATCTCACCAAGCTACCTTGCGATACCCCAGCAGAAACAGCAGCATTTGTCAAGAGTCTGCCGATCAGTGCGGAGAATCCCTGGATTATGCAAGAATTTATCCCTGGAAAGGAATACTGCACTCACACTACCGCGCGAGATGGAGAGTCAAGAATGTACTGCTGCTGTGAGTCATCCGCCTTTCAAGTCAACTACGAAAACATTGATCAGCTAGAAATTACGCAATGGGCGAGTCATTTTACCAAAGAACTGGGAAAAACCGGGCAACTTTCCTTTGACTTCATCCAGGCAGAAGACGGAACTGTTTACGCGATTGAGTGTAACCCCCGGACTCACTCCGCCATTACTATGTTTTACAATCATCCAGGAGTAGCGGATGCCTATCTTGGTAAACAGCCTCTGGCTGAATCGTTGCAGCCTCTTGCTGATAGTAAGCCAACCTATTGGCTGTACCACGAAGTTTGGCGGCTAAATGAGATTAGATCGTTTAAGCAACTACAAACCTGGGTAAAAAACATCAGGCGGGGGAAAGAAGCAATTTTTGAGGTGAGTGATCCCTTACCCTTCCTGATGGTACATCACTGGCAGATTCCCTTACTCATTCTCGACAATTTACGAAGGCTCAAAGGTTGGATCAGAATAGATTTTAATATGGGCGAGCTTATAGAGTAATACCAACGAATATTTTCCCCTTTCTTTCATTTTCTTACCAAATGGGGAGTATCCCGATTTTAGAGTTGAGTTATAAAATGTATGTTGGAGTACTGATGTTCGTTTACAAGAACTACCCACAGAGAAATTTCAAGAGAATAAAGAAGTAGAATTATTAATAGAGATTGAAGAATTTAGAGCACAATTAGCTGGAGTTGAGAGTTAAACGCTCAACTACTAGCTTGGGTAGCTGGTACTGTTGATACCCAACGCGAATGCTTCATTTGTTGCAGGTGTTTTCTGTTATGTCTGCGACTATACAGGAGTGGTTAATATGCTGTACTCTTGTATTTGATGCTAAGGCTGTCATGCTTCCAAAATACAATATTTTGCGCCTTTACCTACGGTGGGGCGTAGCCCATCGCCATCGACGGTAGGTCTAAACCCATCGCAGCTGCGGAATCTAGGGTCAAATCCTGAGCTGAAGGCAAAAATATTTGGTACAGTTTGAAAGTTGTATTTTTTTTGACACCGTTGGAGCAACTCAATTTTGGATTTTGGCAATAACTCTAATCTAAAATCTGAAATCGGTAGTCAAGGAACAGAAAGATATGATGATTATTTACAGATCACAAGCATGGCAGCATTGATTGGACGAGATTTATTAGGTCTGGCGGATCTTAGTTCCACGGAACTCCAAGAACTCCTGCAATTGGCAACTGAACTCAAATCACAACGGCTGAAGTTGCACTGTAATAAGGTGTTGGGTTTGTTGTTCTCTAAAGCTTCAACTCGGACGCGAGTAAGTTTTACTGTGGCGATGTACCAACTGGGTGGACAGGTAATTGATCTTAACCCAAATGTCACTCAAGTCAGTCGCGGGGAACCGATACAAGATACGGCGCGAGTGCTGGATCGATATTTAGATATTTTAGCAATCCGCACTTTTGCCCAGCAGGATTTGGAAACTTTTGCTAACTACGCCAAAATTCCTGTAATTAATGCTTTGACTGATTTAGAGCATCCCTGTCAGGTTTTAGCTGATTTAATGACGATTCAGGAGAGTTTTGGCACGCTGGCGGGGTTAACCTTGACTTACGTGGGTGATGGGAATAATGTGGCTAATTCTCTGATGCTTGGCTGTGCTTTGGTGGGGATGAATGTAAGAGTTGCCACTCCTGGTGGATATGAACCAGATGCGGGAATTGTGGCACAAGCAAAAGCGATTACACAAAATAAAACCGAAGTACTCCTCACCAATGATCCAGAACTAGCAGCTAAGGGAGCATCGGTACTTTACACTGATGTTTGGGCAAGTATGGGGCAAGAAGCAGAGGCTGACAACCGCTTGCCTATTTTCCAACCTTATCAAATTTCTGAGCAGCTATTAAGCCTTGCTGACCCAGAAGCAATTGTTTTACACTGTTTACCGGCTCATCGTGGCGAAGAAATTACCGAAGAAGTAATTGAAGGTTCTCAATCACGGGTTTGGGATCAGGCAGAAAATCGCCTGCACGCCCAAAAAGCTTTGCTTGCTAGTATCTTAGGAGCAGAGTAAAAGGTCAAAAGTCAAAAATTAAAGGGCAAAAGCAAAGAGAATCGTCTTGATTTTGCCTTTAATCTTTTTAGTTTCATCTTGTTATGGGAAGGAATTTGTAGTACTAATGTTCTAGAGACATTTGTAATTACTTCCTAAGAAATTTATGGAACGGCTAACAGAAGCGCAACAAGAACTATATGAATGGCTGGTAGAATATATCCGCTTAAATCAGCATTCGCCTTCAATTCGCCAAATGATGCTAGGGATGAATTTGCGATCGCCTGCACCAATTCAAAGCCGCTTGGAACATTTACGCACCAAGGGCTACATTGAATGGAATGAAGGTAAGGCGCGAACGATCCGGATTTTGCATCCTATTAAGCAAGGTGTGCCAATTTTGGGCACAATCGCCGCTGGTGGTTTAATTGAACCCTTCACTGATGCTATAGATCATTTAGACTTTTCTAATCTATCTCTACCTGCCCAAAGCTACGCTTTGCGGGTAGCTGGTGATAGCATGATTGAGGATTTAATTGCTGATGGCGATTTGGTCTTTTTGCGTCCGGTACAAGAACCAAATAATCTCAAAAATGGCACGATCGTCGCCGCTAGAGTTGAGGGATACGGTACAACTTTAAAACGTTTCTATCGCCAAGGCGATCGCGTCACCCTTAAACCAGCCAATCCTAAGTACAACCCGATTGAAGTCCCGGCTATGCACGTACAGGTGCAAGGTTCTCTCGTTGGTGTTTGGCGCGATTACAACTAAACAATGGTAATGGGTGATGGGTGATGGGTAATGGGTAATAGAAATCAATTACCTCTTAGACAATCCCCTTCTTCCCAATTAGCAATGCCTAATCCCCTTTTTCCCAATCCCCAATTACCCATTACCAATTACCAATTACCTATTACCTATACTTATGTATCTGACGTCAAAACCAGTGCAGCAACTGCCCACTTTCAAGCTCAAGTTACCATTTGTGGGGGAAAGTCAGGGCAGTTATCGGACTCAGCAACCATTACCAGGATGCCCGATGATGCCTTCATCTCTGCAATTGCGCCAGTATCAGCGACAAGCGATCGCAGGCTGGTTTGCTAATAACGGCAGAGGGACGCTAAAAATGGCTACAGGTAGTGGGAAAACCATCACTGCACTGGCGATTGCTTGTCAACTGTACCAACAGATAGGTTTACAAGTTTTGTTGGTGGTGTGTCCCTATCGCCATCTCGTCACCCAATGGGCGAGAGAGTGTGAAAAATTTAACTTAAAACCGATTTTAGCTTTCGAGAATTTACGCAATTGGCAAAGTCAACTTTCCACCCAAATCTATAATCTGCGTTCTGGTTCTCAAGGCTTTGTGACGGTGATTACCACCAACTCGACTTTAATTGGCGATGGCTTTGGTTCACAACTCAAGTATTTTCCCGCCAAGACTTTAATTATCGGTGATGAAGCCCATAACTTAGGCGCACCAAGGTTAGAGGAAAGTTTACCCCGTCGTGTAGGGTTGCGACTAGCTTTGTCAGCGACACCGGAAAGGTATTTTGATGATGGCGGTACTCAGTCTTTATTTGATTATTTTGGCCCGGTGCTACAACCAGAATTTACCTTGCAGGATGCGATCGCGCAAAATGCTTTGGTACACTATCTTTATTATCCCGTGCTTGTGGAACTCACAGAGGCTGAAAGCATTGCCTATCTTAAGTTAACCAAAAAAATTGGGCGATCGCTACTTTATCGTGAACGAGAAAATGGCAATGGCGGAGATTTTGAAGACAACGAAGATATCAAATCTTTATTGATGCAACGCGCCAGATTAATTGGCGCAGCAGCCAATAAATTAACCGCTTTGCGGGAATTAATGGCAAATCGCCGCGAAACCACGCACACATTATTCTATTGTAGCGATGGTTCACAAGATGCAGGACAACGTTCATCTTTGCGTCAACTCAAAGCCGTTGCTAAAATTTTGGGGGTAGAATTGGGGTACAAAGTCAGCACCTACACCGCTCATACCTCTTTAGCAGAAAGAGAAACTTTGCGCCTGCAATTTGAAAGTGGCGAGTTACAAGGTTTAGTAGCAATTCGCTGTTTAGATGAAGGTGTTGATATTCCGGCAATTCAAACAGCAGTAATCCTATCAAGTTCTGGTAATCCCCGTCAATTTATTCAGCGCCGGGGACGAGTTTTGCGCCCTCACCCTGGTAAAGAACGCGCCACCATCTTTGACATGATTGTTCTACCACCAGACTTAGACAGAGAAACCATCGAAGTAGAACGCAACTTGTTAAAAAAGGAATTGCGGCGCTTTGTCGAGTTTGCTGATTTGGCTGATAACGCCGGGGAAGCGAGGATGAAGTTGCTAGATTTACAAAAGCGCTATGGACTATTGGATCTTTAATCTACGATGTAGATAAATGCCGTTTTCTTATCTGTAATTTATCTACATCTATCGGCGGTTAGAAACATCCAATTTTATATTTTTGTGTAAAATTACTTCGGAAGTTAGAGCAGAACATCAGCGGATATGGAATAATAGGAAATATAGGACGGTATTAATATAATGGGAGTTAAATTGAATTTTCTTAAAAGCACAACTTCTCATTATCAGACTTGACAACAAGCATAACAGAGCGCTCCCAAAAAATCAAGCTTTTTCTCTCAAAAAATTTTAAATTTACCAACTACAATTTGCAAAATCTCATGCTGACTAAAAACAGTTAAAATAGAAAAAACATATATCTAAAAACCGCGATGTCACAAGAGGCAATCATCGATGATGTACAAGAACCAATTACCAGCGCACCGCCAGAAGTAAAACAAATAATTGAGAAGGTATGGAGATTAGAGAAAAGCAGACTAGATCGGAAGATCAAAACCCATATTAATGATGATATTTTAACGATAGTGAAGGAAGCGGTGCAATGAAGCTGACTTCAATTAAACTAGGAAATTTTCGCTCTTTTTATGGCAAAACCCCAGAGATAAATCTGGCAGGTAGCAATGAGCGTAACACAACCATTATTCACGGCAATAATGGAGCCGGAAAAACCAGTCTATTAAATGCCTTTACTTGGGTGTTATATGAAAAATTTAGTGCTGCTTTTGCATCAACAGAACAGCTAGTAAATAAAAGAGCCATCGCCGAATCTCAACCAGGTCAACCTGTAGAATGTTCAGTAGAAGTTGGTTGGGAACATGAAGGAAACCGCTACCGAGCTACACGTTCTTGTCGGGTTTATAAAAATGAAAGTGATATTATTGAAGCTGGTAAAACTCAGTTAAAGATCCAAGTAGCTGGAGATGACGGTAAGTGGTATTTTCCCCTCCAGCAAGCAGATGAAATCATCACCCAAATTTTACCAGCGAGTTTACATCAATATTTTTTCTTTGACGGCGAGAGGATTGAAGAAATAGTCCGTTCTGATCAAAAAGCCGAAATTGCCGAAGCAATCAGGACTTTTTTAGGTGTGGAAGTAATTGAACTTTCGATCAAACACTTGAAAGAAGCCAAGAAAAATTTAGAAGCAGACTTAAAAAACATTGGTGATGCGGAAACTAAACAGTTATTGAGTCAGCAAGAGAAGCTAGAACAGGAAATTGAAAATCTCAGCCTGCGCCAAACGGAAATCAAACAAGACTTAGAACATCAACAGACATTTAAAAAAGAAGTCAGTAACCGATTGCGAGAACTTAGCGCTGTTAAAGAATTGCAAGAAAGACGGCAGAATTTAGAAAATCAGAGAGATGCCAATCGGGAAGAACTGAAGAAAACGCGAGAAACTTTGAAAAAAGTCATCTCTGCACGAGGTTACACAGTTCTGTTATCAGAAACTACAACCCAGTTTCGGGAGATATTCACAGATTTAAAACAGCGCGGTGAATTAACTACAGGAATTTCACGGGAATTTGTGAATGAGTTGCTGAAATCCGAACGTTGTATTTGTGGTGCAGATTTACAAGACGGTAGTCATTCCCATCTGAACGTTAAAACCTTGTTAGATAAAGCAGGTTCTTCAACAGTAGAAGAAACAGCAATTCGCATGAGTGCCCAAGTAGATGAAATTGATAAGCAAGCAATATCATTTTGGGAAGAAGTCGATAGAGAACAAGATAGAATTAAGCAGTTGAGAGAAAACATATCTCAAGTTGAAGCTGAATTAGACGGCATTCAAGAACAAATTCGGAAAAATCCCAATGAAGAAATCAGTAATTTGCAAAAACGCTTAGATGAAATTGAAGCTAAAAATGATGAATTAAATAGAGAACAGGGTGGAAATCAACAAGAAATTGCTCACATAAAAACAAACATTGATAACTTAGTCAAGCAAATCGCCAAGCAAAAACAAAATGAAGACAAGCAATCATTAGCACAGCGACGTATCAATGCTACTCAAGACGCAATTGAACGTTTATCAGAAGTAAAAAATCGTCAAGAAAAACAGTTTCGGGTGCAATTAGAAAAGCGGGTACAGGAAATCTTCTCAGAAATTTCTTTTACTCCCTACCTTCCCAAAATCAGCGAAAAATACGAACTGAGTTTGATTGAGAATACGACGGGTATGGAAGCACCAGTTGCAGCTTCCACCGGAGAAAATCAAATTCTCAGTTTATCATTTATCGCCAGCATCATTGATAAAGTGCGGGAATGGAGTGAGAAACGAAAATTGATTATGGTTCCCGATAGTAGCACTTTTCCCATTGTGATGGATTCGCCTTTTGGTAGTTTAGATGCAAATTCTCGCCGACACATTGCCAGAACAATTCCTAAATTAGCAAATCAGTTAATTGTGTTAGTGACTAAGACGCAATGGCGGGGTGAGGTGGAGGAGGAAATAGCCAAAAAAATTGGTAGGGAATATGTATTGACTTACTATTCTTCTAAGCCTGATTGCGAACAGGATTATATTCAGTTAGGTGGAGAGAGATACCCTTTGGTGCGTCAAAGTCCAAATGGATTTGAATATACTGAAATTATCGAAGTTGAACGGAATAGGTAAACTCACATTTTGCCCGAATTGCTAAAAGCCGTGAACTAAAGTTCCGGCTGAAAGCACAAACCAGTTAAAACTGGTTAAAACTTTTATTTGAGTTAAGTAAGTAGGAGAAAAAATTAACCTAATAAATGTTGAAATTAGCTTGTAGTAAGGGCTTCAGCCCTACTTTGCAAAGAGAAAGCGGGCATAGCTGCGCTTACTGCGTAGCTTCGACTACAGGAGATAGAGAGGGCTAAAGCCCTCACTACAAACCTTTAATTATTTACGTTTCTCTACTTCTAGAGTGTCTGGTAAATTACTTTATATTCATTCTCGAAAAATACCACCCCACTAAAGCTAGTTAAGTTAGGTAAGGTTCGTATTTATAAACCACAGATGAAGACAAATAAACTTGTATTTCAGAAGATTAGGATGCGCTATATCAGAAATAGTTCGGTTATAATCGCTTTATTTATAATTTCGTTACCCCCCCGCGCTTTAGCTTTTTCTGACACCCAAAGCTATTGGGGAAAAAGTTGTGTTCAACAATTAGGCGAAAAAAGGCTACTGACAGGTTATCCTGATGGAAGTTTTCGTCCTAATACAACAGTTACCCGCGCCGAAGCAGCGGTTTTAATGTTGAATGCGTTTCCTGATGCGCCTGTAAAACGGAATGCTGTAACATTTAAAGATGTACCTGCCAATTATTGGGCGTATAAAGCAATTACTACTGCTTATCAAAAAGGTTTTTTCTCCGGTTATCCAGGAAATATTTTTCAACCTAACCAAGCAATTCCTAGGGCGCAAATTATCGGCGTTGTCGCTGGAGGCAAAAATTATGATTCTGTTTCTAACTCAGGGCAGACATTGCAACAGTATTTTGAGGATGCTAAACAAGTTCCTCGCTATGCCCAAAATTCTCTCGCTGCGGCAACAATTAATAATATCGTTGTTAATTATCCCAACGTCAAACAGCTAAAACCAAACCAAAGCGCGACTAGAGGCGAAGTTGCTGCTTTGATATGTCGGGCGTTAAATATCTACACAATTCCGCCAGAATATATTGCCGGTGTAGATGTATCTCCTCAAGAAGTACGCGCTTTACCTGGAAAACTTGATATTGTCCCCACTTTTAATAGCAATAGTCCTGAACTTGTAGACACTGAGGGTATTTTACTTTCAACTTTTCCCCCAGATGGTAAACAGGTAAAAGAAGCACATTTAAATTATCCTTTTCAAGGCAGATTTGATGTATTTTCTCATCATATTGTCAGGGCGGAAACAGCAGATAAAAACCGCACTGTTTACCAAGGAATAATTGTCTATAATCCAGGGAATGAACCAGTAACATTGCAAGTATTGCAAGCTGCAAGTTACCTTTCTAGAGAAGCGCCGTTTATTGCTTTGCCGGATATGGTGGATAATTCCCAAAGTACGGTTTATGCTGGCCCTGGTAGTCGGACGATGAATGATGTGCTGCGGGGAAATAGGCAGGATATTTTCCCGGAAAAGCTGGTGATTGAACCGGGAGAAAGCCAAATCTTAGCTAATTTAGCTATTCCTGTGCAAGCGCCTTCTTCCAATGGTCGCACGGTGATGATGCGTTTGAGTAGCGATCGCACAATTTTTATGGCAAACTTAGCTAAGAATAGCGATCGCCCCCCAACTCTCAATGAATGGCTACAGCTACTGAATACAGGCAGTTTAGCAGGAAAGCGCGACCCCATCCCCACACCCCTGGAACCACCAAAAGAACCAACGGTATTTAGTCGCGTTGCTGGTGTTTCTCAAGGGACAAAATGGAATGCACAAATTACAGATAATGTCAATACAGCTAATTTAACTCTCCCCCAGCCAGGAAAAGCATTTTCTTATCCTTTGGGAACGGTGCATTTAATTACACTCAGCACCGGACAAATCCAAAGTGCAACCATGCTGAAACGCTATCCTGACACAGCCTACTTTGCCCACAGTAACTACGGTGTAGAATATAATCTCACTTTGCCCCTACATAATGCCAGCAGTCAAACCCGGACTGTGACTGTATCAATGCAAACTCCGGTTAAGGATGAAGGTGGTACAGATAGATTGCTGTTTTTAAAGCCACAGGTGGAACAGATATTTTTTCGGGGAACTGTGCGGGTGCGTTATACCGATGATAATGGAGGGGAAAAAACCCGCTATCTGCATTTGGTACAGCGACGAGGACAACCGGGAGAACCGTTGGTGAAGTTGAAGTTAGCGGGGGGAGAAAAGCGACAAGTACAAGTTGATTTTTTGTATCCTCCTGATTCTACTCCACCGCAGGTTTTGACTGTGAAAACTGAGAGTTAAATCAGCCCAGAGTGCGATCGCTATATAATACCGCTATATAATTAACAGTTTTCATATCAATGGAAATCCCATCAGTTCCCAACACAGGCCGCATGGTTGATTATTTCCTTGGCGGTTCCCATCACTTTCCTATTGATGTGGAAGCAGCCAAAGTTTTTACCCAAGCTTATCCTGACAGTGCCACATTTTTCCGCACATTAAGAGATTACAATGGGCGTGTATGCCGTTATATTGAATCTCAGGGAATAAATCAGTTTGTTGTTTTTGCTGGGGGAGTGCCAACTTGTGGAAATGTCCATGAATCTGTGCCGCAAGCAAAGGTGTTATATACTGATATTGACCCAGATAATATTGAATTTGGTAGGGAAATTTTAGCCGGGAACTCTAATGCTGACTACACGTTTTGTGATGCTACAAATCTAGATAGTCTTGATGAGTCTGTGGTTTCCCAGGTTTTAGGCAAAATTCAGCGTTTGGGTATAGTTTTTATTGGTATTTCCGCTTTTATTCCTGATGAAGTTTTGGCGAATATGCTTGATAAACTTTATGACTGGGCACCGGCGGGAAGTTTTTTGGCAATAGATTTTGATGGTGAGGCGGCGGTGCAGTTTCCGCAACTACTAAAATTACTTGACTCGATGGGTGCGTCTCTATATATGCGGAACCCCACAACTTTTAAACCGCTGTTAGGACGCTGGCAATTAACTCAACACGGTATTTTGCCAGATGCTGTATGGAAGGCGGAACTCTCAGTTAATCCAATTGATTCTAGTGAACCTGTTTTTAGTTACGGCTGTGTTGTTTATAAGTGATAGAAATTAGCGATCGCATTTTGGCTGGTTGGTAGATTGCGCTTGAATGTGCGATCGCATTTGCTGGTTGGTATAAAAAAATTGCCCTTGAATGTGCGCTTGAATGTGCGATCGCTTTTCGTTTTCGGTTAAGATAACAACAACGTAGATATTAACATCATGGCAGAAACCGGCAGAATCAGGGTTGCTAAAGATAAAGCTTACTTAGTGAAGGATTTAACAGCTTCGAGTGGTGGAACTGGGCTTTTCCAAACCTTCGCTGATGTGATTGTGTTTGCAGCTGCTTTAGGTGCAAAGCATAAAAAGCGGGAACCTTTGGGAGAAATTTCTAAAAGGGAACCGGCTCCGATCAGGTTAGAGGTTTTTGCCACAATGGGACATGATGTGGTGATTAAATTATTGGGAATTAATGAAACTAAGGATATTAAAATATTTTCTCTTAATGAAGAAGAATATGACATTGAGCGCAACCATATTTTTGAAGAGTACGCTAATGGTGGACTGGAAATATTACAAACTGAGTTGCGTGGAGCAGTAGATTATTCAGAGCGAATTCTATTATTTCTCAGTTATGAAAAAACTAATACAGAGCAGCAAGATGAGGAATTTGATCTAACCAAATTCCTATCTTAACCTTTTATTGAAGCAAACAGTCAATAATTTATGGCCATCCCAGCTTAACTTTTACTATCTTTACTGCATCATTTATAGCACCTGTACCAGAATATATTTTATAAAGCTTACCTGGATTTTTGGGTTTAGGTTCTATTCTAACTATGCTATCTCTCCAAACTTCGTTTTCTCTTGACCAATCTAAACTAGCTAGTTGTGAAACTTTTTCTTGATCAAAAGAATTATCATGACGATTATAAGCACAATATAGCAGCTTTCCCAAAACTTCTAAACCAACACTTACACCCAATAGACAATCTTCTTTAAATGAGGCAATATCAGCTTCTGTTAATTCATCGAAGTGTATCGCAGCTATATACTCCGTGTTACTGCATTCTGAAAAAAACTGATTTAGACAATTAACCAAAGCATCAGAACTGCTTTTTACATCTAATTCTTTAAGCTGATTTAGCGCATCGTTACTAAAAACACTACTTACAAATTTAGCAATGTAATTCATTGTGTAAATTAGCTTATTTTTAGTTGAAGGATTTGCTTTAATTTTCTCAGTCTTATCTTTAAACAGTGATACTCGTTTTACTAACTCTTTACTAATACCCACTCGTCCGGAAAATTCCCCAAATGACAGCAATAAAGATTTATCAAGTGGTCTAGTTTGTGCCATATCTCTAAAATCAGCTTGACACTGTTGAAAATCTCCTTCCAAAACCAAAGTTATTGGAAAATCATCATCGCTAATTAAGTCACTATCAGCACTTTCTATTAATTCATGAATTGCCCGTTTACGATGCTGCCCATCAGTAATATCTAACTTAACATCACGACGAATGATAACTAAGCCGACATTTCTGCCAAATTCTAGAAAAGTGATCTCTTGCGAGGGCACATTTGCTGTTAGCGTCCCCACAATCCAAGGTTTTCCTTTTTTGGCACGTTCAATAATATATTGTTTTATTCCCTCTGCATGATCTGTAATCACTGGGCGATTTTTACCAGAATCAGGATCATTACCAATTGATGGTTTGGCTTGTAAAAGACCTGAAAAATCTCTTGCAGGGACATTAATTTGCAGCATAGTCCGGTTTCCCTGCGTCAACTTCAGTCCTGGATAACAACGCTCACGGTGATACTTGGAAAAAAAAGGCTCCATAAATGCGCTAAATTTAGCTTGCATTTCAGGAGTAATGTCATTGTTATTTTCTTCGCTTGGTTGACTCATATAAATACTGTTGCACTTAACTAGGTTAAGAACTATGGTAAATAAGGCTGTGTTAAATCACATCAGTAAAAACCACAGGACAATATTACTCGCTAACTTGACTAATTAAGTATAGATGGAAGTCCTACTTCCTTCGGTTCAACAAACTTTCCATCAAAACCAATAGTTTTATCTTCTATCGTCCTAGCATCAGCCAAATTCTTACGCAGTTTAGCAAGTTCCATCTGATCATTAATTCCACCCAAAATATAAATCAGTAACTTCGTTGCTAAATCCCTTCCAGCAACCTGCACCCGCTTCTTATTTGGGTCATACAAAACACCATACCAAAGAGATTGGGGATACTCCATCCCACTAAATCCTCCTTGCTGGTCAAACTTCCGCAACTTCTTAAAAATAGCTGCTAGAGAAAACCCTTTTTTA includes the following:
- a CDS encoding AAA family ATPase, whose translation is MKLTSIKLGNFRSFYGKTPEINLAGSNERNTTIIHGNNGAGKTSLLNAFTWVLYEKFSAAFASTEQLVNKRAIAESQPGQPVECSVEVGWEHEGNRYRATRSCRVYKNESDIIEAGKTQLKIQVAGDDGKWYFPLQQADEIITQILPASLHQYFFFDGERIEEIVRSDQKAEIAEAIRTFLGVEVIELSIKHLKEAKKNLEADLKNIGDAETKQLLSQQEKLEQEIENLSLRQTEIKQDLEHQQTFKKEVSNRLRELSAVKELQERRQNLENQRDANREELKKTRETLKKVISARGYTVLLSETTTQFREIFTDLKQRGELTTGISREFVNELLKSERCICGADLQDGSHSHLNVKTLLDKAGSSTVEETAIRMSAQVDEIDKQAISFWEEVDREQDRIKQLRENISQVEAELDGIQEQIRKNPNEEISNLQKRLDEIEAKNDELNREQGGNQQEIAHIKTNIDNLVKQIAKQKQNEDKQSLAQRRINATQDAIERLSEVKNRQEKQFRVQLEKRVQEIFSEISFTPYLPKISEKYELSLIENTTGMEAPVAASTGENQILSLSFIASIIDKVREWSEKRKLIMVPDSSTFPIVMDSPFGSLDANSRRHIARTIPKLANQLIVLVTKTQWRGEVEEEIAKKIGREYVLTYYSSKPDCEQDYIQLGGERYPLVRQSPNGFEYTEIIEVERNR
- a CDS encoding DNA phosphorothioation system restriction enzyme, with the protein product MYLTSKPVQQLPTFKLKLPFVGESQGSYRTQQPLPGCPMMPSSLQLRQYQRQAIAGWFANNGRGTLKMATGSGKTITALAIACQLYQQIGLQVLLVVCPYRHLVTQWARECEKFNLKPILAFENLRNWQSQLSTQIYNLRSGSQGFVTVITTNSTLIGDGFGSQLKYFPAKTLIIGDEAHNLGAPRLEESLPRRVGLRLALSATPERYFDDGGTQSLFDYFGPVLQPEFTLQDAIAQNALVHYLYYPVLVELTEAESIAYLKLTKKIGRSLLYRERENGNGGDFEDNEDIKSLLMQRARLIGAAANKLTALRELMANRRETTHTLFYCSDGSQDAGQRSSLRQLKAVAKILGVELGYKVSTYTAHTSLAERETLRLQFESGELQGLVAIRCLDEGVDIPAIQTAVILSSSGNPRQFIQRRGRVLRPHPGKERATIFDMIVLPPDLDRETIEVERNLLKKELRRFVEFADLADNAGEARMKLLDLQKRYGLLDL
- the lexA gene encoding transcriptional repressor LexA; amino-acid sequence: MERLTEAQQELYEWLVEYIRLNQHSPSIRQMMLGMNLRSPAPIQSRLEHLRTKGYIEWNEGKARTIRILHPIKQGVPILGTIAAGGLIEPFTDAIDHLDFSNLSLPAQSYALRVAGDSMIEDLIADGDLVFLRPVQEPNNLKNGTIVAARVEGYGTTLKRFYRQGDRVTLKPANPKYNPIEVPAMHVQVQGSLVGVWRDYN
- a CDS encoding ATP-grasp domain-containing protein — translated: MRKHIFVVFQNLGTLVLLALAFPLNCIVVLTSLLWNFLKQPFSKSIVVNPNSKNILIAGARMTKTLQLARSFHAAGHRVIIIDIEKYWSSGNKYSNSVAGFYTVPDPSKDLEGYIETLHAIAKTEKIDFFIPVAIFSVIHYDQGKPPLPDFCEFFHFDADVTNILDDKFAFAETARSFGLSVPKSFKITDPEQVLNFDFSQEKRKYILKSIPYDQVRRLNLTKLPCDTPAETAAFVKSLPISAENPWIMQEFIPGKEYCTHTTARDGESRMYCCCESSAFQVNYENIDQLEITQWASHFTKELGKTGQLSFDFIQAEDGTVYAIECNPRTHSAITMFYNHPGVADAYLGKQPLAESLQPLADSKPTYWLYHEVWRLNEIRSFKQLQTWVKNIRRGKEAIFEVSDPLPFLMVHHWQIPLLILDNLRRLKGWIRIDFNMGELIE
- the argF gene encoding ornithine carbamoyltransferase, with product MAALIGRDLLGLADLSSTELQELLQLATELKSQRLKLHCNKVLGLLFSKASTRTRVSFTVAMYQLGGQVIDLNPNVTQVSRGEPIQDTARVLDRYLDILAIRTFAQQDLETFANYAKIPVINALTDLEHPCQVLADLMTIQESFGTLAGLTLTYVGDGNNVANSLMLGCALVGMNVRVATPGGYEPDAGIVAQAKAITQNKTEVLLTNDPELAAKGASVLYTDVWASMGQEAEADNRLPIFQPYQISEQLLSLADPEAIVLHCLPAHRGEEITEEVIEGSQSRVWDQAENRLHAQKALLASILGAE